CCGGACGCCGCGCCCCGCTCGGCCGCACCGGCGCCGACCCAGCCCCCGGAGCCGACCCGCTCGGTGGTCACCGACGACACCGGCGTCGTGCCGCAGGGCCAGGCGCCGCCGTGGGTCACCGGCCCGGCCGTCGAGGACCCCGCGGCCACCACGACGCCGGCCCCGACCCCGACCCCGGCACCGACTCCGGCCCCGGTGCCCGAGCCGCGCCGCTCCTTCGTCTCGGTGCCGGCGCTGGGCCTGGTCGACGTGCCGGTCGAGCGCTACCGCGGCCGCCCCGACGACGGGCCCGGCACCGCGATCCAGGACACCGGGGTGATGGCCTCCCCGCGCGGCCCCGCCGGCGGCGTCGGGCCGGGGGAGGTCGGCAACTTCATCGTCACCGGTCACCGGACCTCCCACGGCGCCCCGCTCG
This genomic interval from Nocardioides scoriae contains the following:
- a CDS encoding class E sortase; translation: MGSPARMLSTAVATAVPVLALVVGLAGCSTRPPSEAIESPDAAPRSAAPAPTQPPEPTRSVVTDDTGVVPQGQAPPWVTGPAVEDPAATTTPAPTPTPAPTPAPVPEPRRSFVSVPALGLVDVPVERYRGRPDDGPGTAIQDTGVMASPRGPAGGVGPGEVGNFIVTGHRTSHGAPLAELPSLVAGDRVEVRSGTRVFVYRVTATRRTSFREPASLRAQAAPVPGRPGVEATRPALTLSTCATPEDHAAGNYWSDEHGNPEHRIDKVAVLVDVRRA